In Desulfobacter hydrogenophilus, the genomic stretch CTATTGTCAGTGCGGCAAGACATCCCCATTATCCTCTGTACAGGATATCATGACGGTTTTACCCGGGAACATGCCATGGCCGCAGGGGTAAGCGCCGTTGTGAAGAAACCTTTTTCCATCCAGGAGCTGTCAGGAACCATACAGACGGCGATGGAGAAAAAATAATCAACCATAATATCTATTCCAAAAGCCAGGATTCGTGATTGTAGTAGGAGAGCAGCACAGGAAAAAGAAGGGTGTTGATTTCCGTGTGACGGCTTTGATGCATGTCTTTGCCGAATACAAGTTCGCCTCTGAACACCTCTGGGGTTAGAAACCGGGTGGGAACAGTAAATTCAAGTTCTGCAATTCGTTGTTTCCCAAGGCTTTTATTCCAATCTTCCCGGGTACATAGAAACCAGCCCCAATCCCCAAACGAGGGTACATTTTCATGGTATGGCAGGATAAAAAATCCGGCAGCAGTCAATGTCCGGCCAATGCAAAGATAGCTTTCCCTGGCAAGGTACGGGGAGGTGGACTGGACCGATGCGATGCCGTTTTTTGCCAGCCGGTGCCTGACTTTCAGATAAAATTCCTTTGAGTAGAGCTTGGTCAATTCCGGTGTGGACGGATCCGGCATGTCCACGATAATGACATCCCACACCCCCGTCACTTGTTCCAGAAATTTGTCTGCATCCAGGTTCATGACCCGAACCTCGGCCACGTGCCGTGTCTCGGCCGGTTTTCTTTTCCTGTCAGACGACGCTTGGTATATCTGACGAAAATCTCCCGGTGAAATCCCAGAACCTGTCAGAATGGTCGTCCGGGCGTTATCAAACGCATGATCATTGAGCCGGGACAACAGCGGATGGGTGGCGGCAAGCGTTGTCATGGCCGGGTCCAGGTCCACCAGGGTAATCCGGTCAACATCCGGGTATTTTAACACTTCCCTTAACGCGCAGCCGTCACCGCCCCCAAGAATGAGTACCCGGCGGCGGTCCTGGGCCAGGGCCATGGCCGGATGCACCAGGGACTCATGGTATCGCGCCTCATCCGTACTGCATAACTGCAGGTTTCCGTTTAAAAAGAGCCGGACTTCGTCCAGGGGTTTGAAATGCGTAATAACGATGTGCTGGTACTGGCTGGTTTTAGAATAAACGATGGGGTCATCATACAGGGACTGTTCGTTGGTAATCTGCCACTTACGGTTGTTCATATACCCGAAAATCACGGCGACACAGGTGGCAGCCATGATCACAAGCAATGGGAGATTGCCCCGGATGATTTGCTTGCGGGTGAAATAAATAAAGGTAATCAGGGCAAGAAAAAAATTCATACCGGCGGTTAAAAAAGCCGCTTCCGTAATCGGAAAAAAACGCAGCAGGATGAACACATAGACCAGGGCCCCGGCCAAAGAT encodes the following:
- a CDS encoding polyamine aminopropyltransferase, which produces MPSDSSGSARESGRSRLNTASTLLCLCMFASGACGIILEYIQASLASMILGNAFEQWAMVIGLMMFWMGFGSLIQAGISKERLVHAFIGIEIALALAGGYSPTLTYLSYGYTSHYSIVLYFFVSVIGILIGLEIPVIIRINNDFSKELSTNLGNILSADYIGSLAGALVYVFILLRFFPITEAAFLTAGMNFFLALITFIYFTRKQIIRGNLPLLVIMAATCVAVIFGYMNNRKWQITNEQSLYDDPIVYSKTSQYQHIVITHFKPLDEVRLFLNGNLQLCSTDEARYHESLVHPAMALAQDRRRVLILGGGDGCALREVLKYPDVDRITLVDLDPAMTTLAATHPLLSRLNDHAFDNARTTILTGSGISPGDFRQIYQASSDRKRKPAETRHVAEVRVMNLDADKFLEQVTGVWDVIIVDMPDPSTPELTKLYSKEFYLKVRHRLAKNGIASVQSTSPYLARESYLCIGRTLTAAGFFILPYHENVPSFGDWGWFLCTREDWNKSLGKQRIAELEFTVPTRFLTPEVFRGELVFGKDMHQSRHTEINTLLFPVLLSYYNHESWLLE